One region of Carya illinoinensis cultivar Pawnee chromosome 8, C.illinoinensisPawnee_v1, whole genome shotgun sequence genomic DNA includes:
- the LOC122274643 gene encoding uncharacterized protein LOC122274643, which translates to MSKASKLERLKRGLGMEGCFVVDLVGKKGGLALYWKNNEEVEIKSYSTWHINAEVSEEGQGTKWLFTGFYGHPEIGKMMFSWDMLRRNGFYTWSNRHNDLSFTKERGNEERLRRGKIPFRFEASWVKEEDCEEKIKQEWVRGQQSTNFVKKVQARLKFCCRMLVRCFKRKDKERTSEIDQITSRIKEVQEDLGHHNIEELKSLQKQVGGVLEQEDIKWRQRVKRNWYSLGDKNARFFHECANQRRSRNKIYTVVDRRGFSKEGEEEIEKAFHEHFKDVYKSIKPKEELISKCSITVDKNVTCEME; encoded by the exons ATGAGTAAAGCAAGTAAATTAGAAAGATTAAAAAGAGGACTTGGTATGGAAGGTTGTTTTGTTGTAGATTTAGTTGGGAAGAAAGGGGGATTGGCTTTGTACTGGAAAAACAATGAGGAAGTGGAAATTAAGAGCTATTCTACTTGGCATATCAATGCTGAGGTTAGTGAGGAGGGACAAGGCACAAAGTGGTTATTCACTGGGTTCTATGGACATCCTGAGATAGGGAAGATGATGTTTTCTTGGGATATGTTGAGAAG AAATGGTTTCTATACGTGGAGTAATAGGCATAATGACCTCTCTTTCACAAAGGAGAG AGGAAATGAGGAGAGACTGAGAAGGGGGAAGATTCCTTTCAGATTTGAGGCAAGCTGGGTGAAAGAAGAAGATTGcgaagagaaaataaaacaagaatgGGTTAGAGGGCAGCAGTCAACTAATTTTGTCAAGAAAGTGCAGGCTAGGCTGAAATTCTGTTGTAGAATGCTAGTGAGATGTTTCAAAAGGAAAGATAAAGAGAGAACAAGTGAAATAGACCAGATTACAAGTAGAATAAAAGAAGTCCAAGAAGATCTGGGGCATCATAATATAGAGGAGTTGAAGAGCTTGCAGAAGCAAGTAGGGGGTGTTTTGGAGCAGGAGGATATCAAGTGGAGGCAAAGAGTAAAAAGAAACTGGTATAGCCTTGGTGATAAAAATGCAAGGTTTTTTCATGAGTGTGCAAACCAGAGAAGGAGTAGGAACAAGATCTATACAGTGGTTGACAGGAGAGGCTTCTCGAAAGAAGGGGAAGAAGAGATTGAGAAGGCTTTTCATGAACATTTTAAAGATGTGTACAAGAGTATTAAGCCAAAGGAAGAGTTGATCAGCAAATGCTCAATTACAGTAGATAAAAATGTTACTTGTGAGATGGAATGA
- the LOC122319142 gene encoding uncharacterized protein LOC122319142 isoform X1: MDFVFGGCVQQIQQAYPSRCMELRWVSSRRKRIIDKEKRVLLPKKPLIPPALVPIYISTTPSHINPEELKDLYSASNHSCHRFPSYVDSEGTVRVEPVDIHKLNVALSHSSVLVSVFCKPTDVLCATETWSSSSSSSSSSSLEDLIKPRKTLGLGDLFQKVLPVTPSNGQLVGFGRAVSDFGLTASIYDIMVIPSLRGMGIGRIIVKRIVRMLANSDVYDISAVCSENERLFFKACGFGDDILCSTTMIYSRNASTSHQGNQIVTRAGRKLLVAPPHREAP; encoded by the exons atggatttTGTGTTTGGAGGTTGCGTGCAACAAATACAACAGGCTTATCCGTCCAGGTGCATGGAACTAAGATGGGTCAGCAGCAGAAGGAAAAGAATAATTGACAAGGAAAAGAGAGTACTGCTGCCAAAGAAACCATTAATACCACCGGCATTAGTCCCAATATATATATCCACAACCCCGTCGCACATAAATCCTGAGGAGCTCAAAGACCTCTATAGTGCCTCCAATCACTCCTGCCACCGATTCCCCAGCTATGTGGACTCTGAGGGCACTGTCAGAGTTGAACCGGTGGACATTCACAAGCTCAACGTAGCTCTCTCCCACAGCTCTGTTCTCGTCTCTGTCTTCTGCAAACCAACTGATGTTTTATGTGCTACTGAAACGTGGTCGTCatcgtcatcttcttcttcttcttcttctctagaAGACTTGATAAAACCAAGAAAGACATTGGGTTTGGGAGATTTGTTCCAAAAAGTGCTGCCGGTAACACCATCCAATGGTCAGTTGGTGGGCTTTGGCCGTGCTGTTTCTGATTTTGGATTGACTGCTTCCATTTATGATATCATG GTTATCCCTTCATTACGGGGAATGGGAATCGGCAGGATTATTGTTAAAAGAATTGTAAG AATGCTTGCAAACAGTGACGTTTATGACATATCAGCAGTTTGCTCAGAGAATGAGAG ATTGTTTTTCAAAGCATGCGGATTTGGAGATGACATTTTGTGCTCCACCACAATGATATATTCAAGGAATGCTTCCACTTCTCACCAAGGCAATCAAATAGTTACACGTGCAGGTCGAAAGCTCTTGGTAGCTCCTCCACATAGAGAAGCCCCTTAA
- the LOC122319142 gene encoding uncharacterized protein LOC122319142 isoform X2, translated as MDFVFGGCVQQIQQAYPSRCMELRWVSSRRKRIIDKEKRVLLPKKPLIPPALVPIYISTTPSHINPEELKDLYSASNHSCHRFPSYVDSEGTVRVEPVDIHKLNVALSHSSVLVSVFCKPTDVLCATETWSSSSSSSSSSSLEDLIKPRKTLGLGDLFQKVLPVTPSNGQLVGFGRAVSDFGLTASIYDIMVIPSLRGMGIGRIIVKRIVRLFFKACGFGDDILCSTTMIYSRNASTSHQGNQIVTRAGRKLLVAPPHREAP; from the exons atggatttTGTGTTTGGAGGTTGCGTGCAACAAATACAACAGGCTTATCCGTCCAGGTGCATGGAACTAAGATGGGTCAGCAGCAGAAGGAAAAGAATAATTGACAAGGAAAAGAGAGTACTGCTGCCAAAGAAACCATTAATACCACCGGCATTAGTCCCAATATATATATCCACAACCCCGTCGCACATAAATCCTGAGGAGCTCAAAGACCTCTATAGTGCCTCCAATCACTCCTGCCACCGATTCCCCAGCTATGTGGACTCTGAGGGCACTGTCAGAGTTGAACCGGTGGACATTCACAAGCTCAACGTAGCTCTCTCCCACAGCTCTGTTCTCGTCTCTGTCTTCTGCAAACCAACTGATGTTTTATGTGCTACTGAAACGTGGTCGTCatcgtcatcttcttcttcttcttcttctctagaAGACTTGATAAAACCAAGAAAGACATTGGGTTTGGGAGATTTGTTCCAAAAAGTGCTGCCGGTAACACCATCCAATGGTCAGTTGGTGGGCTTTGGCCGTGCTGTTTCTGATTTTGGATTGACTGCTTCCATTTATGATATCATG GTTATCCCTTCATTACGGGGAATGGGAATCGGCAGGATTATTGTTAAAAGAATTGTAAG ATTGTTTTTCAAAGCATGCGGATTTGGAGATGACATTTTGTGCTCCACCACAATGATATATTCAAGGAATGCTTCCACTTCTCACCAAGGCAATCAAATAGTTACACGTGCAGGTCGAAAGCTCTTGGTAGCTCCTCCACATAGAGAAGCCCCTTAA